The Candidatus Saccharimonadales bacterium genomic interval AGCCTTTGATTGGCCTTTGATTAATCAGTGGGTAATTCAGGATTTTCTGCCGCGATGCATGCAACCAACCCAGCAACACGGCCGCCGGATTCCTTGAATCAATTCTGAAACCGTTCGTTCAACATGATTTTGGCGCGTCTCCGCTTTTTTAACCGATATGGTCCAGCAAATCCATTCGTTGCGAGCCAGTGGCGTTAGGTCCTGCCATTGTTCCAGGGCAT includes:
- a CDS encoding YdeI/OmpD-associated family protein, translating into MVTKTISTGVVHEVPADLRKALLANEDALEQWQDLTPLARNEWICWTISVKKAETRQNHVERTVSELIQGIRRPCCWVGCMHRGRKS